Below is a window of Sporosarcina ureae DNA.
ACTAGTGCATGATGTTCGCTAGTCTCTGGTAAGCTAATTGTATGCATAGAGATACTCCTTTCCAATCTACTATATAACTATTATAAAGCAAAACACCGTTGTGTCTATATCTTATATGTGAATTTTATACTATATAGTTTAAAAAATAAGGAATTAGTTAGGGGTGACGGATAATGTTGCGATTAAAAGGAATTATGATGATCGTTATAGGATCCATGTTGTGGGGAGCCACGGGACCCATGATGGAGTGGATTTTGAACCATAGTGAGATGTCTGTTTCTATGATGTTAATCCTACGTTTGACGATCGCAGGGGCTGTAGTTTTATTATTATTGAAAGCAAAAGGCATACAAATTGGTCGCCCTATGAGGCAGAAGTTGTGGTTGCGTAAAATGGTGATGTTCGGTGTCATCGGGATGCTCGGTGTACAATACGGATTCGTTCAGACGATTGCACACAGTGACGCAGTAGTGGCCACGTTATTCCAGTTCGTTGCACCCGTCTACATCATCATCTTATTATCTATTCTTCAAAGGTCCTTCCCGCCAGGCGGTCAAGTGATCGGAATGATCGTCGCGTTATTCGGTTTGATCCTACTATTAACAAATGGCTCGTTCTCAAGTATTTCATTGGATACTACCGCAATTGTGTGGGGCGTCATTGTAGGGTTTGCATTCACATTCTATACATTATATCCTGTCGTACTTATGGCAGAGTGGGGTGTATTACTTGTCGTCGGCTGGGGTATGTTCATTGGAGGAGTCACTTTATTCATCATCAATTTACCGATGTTCTTCATGAACCTAGGTGTTCTGCTTAACGGCCCAGCGATGGGGATGT
It encodes the following:
- a CDS encoding DMT family transporter; the encoded protein is MLRLKGIMMIVIGSMLWGATGPMMEWILNHSEMSVSMMLILRLTIAGAVVLLLLKAKGIQIGRPMRQKLWLRKMVMFGVIGMLGVQYGFVQTIAHSDAVVATLFQFVAPVYIIILLSILQRSFPPGGQVIGMIVALFGLILLLTNGSFSSISLDTTAIVWGVIVGFAFTFYTLYPVVLMAEWGVLLVVGWGMFIGGVTLFIINLPMFFMNLGVLLNGPAMGMLLLVIIMGTLAFIMFLHSMTFISPVETSVLSCFEPLTAAIVSVLWLGQTMGVWQISGAAVMLVGVVWLSVGGNRKKKTAPPPEAYQEYDHSEV